GTCATCTGTAGCGGTGTCATTATCCCAGATTATGATGAAGTAAAACGTGACCTACTGATCAGGATTAACAAATTGCCAATGGAAAATCATCTAATCTATCCCACCCTGATAGCACATTTGTTAAACAATCATACTGTATTACTTTTATTAGGGCTgattaaatatgttttattcaTCCTGACCAAGATTGCGTTTGCAGTCTTGTAATCAAGGTTGTATGTTAATCAATACTGCATTACAACATTTTAGGATGTAAATTCATACATATTACCTAGAAAATGAAGGGAACCAGAGTATGAATAAAATACTATTTggtaaaaaataagaataaggaGTAATTATGGTTCTCCTTGCCATTCTACCTTAAATCTCAATGCCAAAGCTGTTTTTCAGGTATTGGATCTTTTCATAGGGAACCTTTTTGACATAAAGGCAATAAACATAGCTATGACACTGTTATAGAGACTACATGTCCTATGATGTACTACTGTGAAAGGTGGTAGTACTGTGCTATGTACCCAGAGCATGAGATGGAGTAGCTGGCATGTAGGTTGTAATGAGTGGACCAGTTGAAGTAGATAACAAGAAAAAACTGTTTATAAAATACATACGTTTTAACTTGAGTTTATCCGTACACCCTTGATCCACCACTGGTGGAGGATCTGTCCAGTGTGTCTCTGAACAGTTTGACTCTGCTGTTTTCCTCCTGCAGGTACCACATGTACGGGGAGGACGTCCATCGCCTCAGGATTCTGCTACAGAAGCGACCGGAATCCGCGGGTGGGGATGAGGCTCCGGTAACAGTGGTGTTCCAGAAGGAAGGCAATTATGGGAACAACTGGAACTACGGCCAAGCCACCCTCCAGAACACAACCAACGCGACAGTCAGTATACTCCTTCACACGTTTACAGGCTGTGGTCGGAATGAATGGGATGAAACCcaatgtgtttgtgcgtgcattGGTATTGATCAAAGGATAGTTCCAATTTCGAATTCTGTAGATGCACACGTACATGGTGGATAAAAGGGATTCAAATGATGCACGCGCCAAAATATCGTTTACCGTCCTCTCCTGTGGTTTCTCCAGGTGGTGTTCGAAGCCcaaaagagaggaggaatgaggaatGATATTGCCCTTGATGACATCAGCATGACCACGGGTCCCTGCGACGGCGACCCAGTAGAACCGACGGTGGTTCCCACCCCAACGACGCCTCCACCTGTTCCCTGTATGAAACTGCCGAGCCCCCGAACGCACCCTCTCACACTCGCCACCTACAGTATTACCTTCTCAACAACAATGTCTAAATCACTCACCCGTAACTCATCGTTCCCTCGGTACGATGTTCCCCAAAGGTTGCCGTACTCTGACACCCTCTCTTCACCTGCTAACGAGGCGGTTGCccgtgtgtgttcctgttttACCGCGTAAAGCAGGACAGGATATCAAAGAATGATttgggggagtcaggtggctgagcggttagggaattgggctagaaATCCAAAGGTTGCCGGTCGATTCCCGACAAggcaatgacgttgtgtccttggtaaaggcacttcaccctacttgcctcggggggactgtccctgtacttactgtaagtcgctctggataagagcgtctgctaaatgactaaatgtaaatgttccgtttttttttttttttaccacagctGACTGTGGAGGTCCGTTTGACCTGTGGGAGCCCAACTCGACCTTCAGCTCCCCTAACTACCCTCACTCCTACGGAGACGGTGCTAACTGTATGTAGACGTAACACTGCATTGATTGTGATGTCTGTTTCATGTAGACCGGGgctctccaaccctgttcctggagagctacctgcTGCCTGTTTGTCTTTTCTCCAACCACAATTACTTGTCCTGATTCAACAACAAGTTATCTGACCAACCAGATaattattagaatcaggtgtgctagatCAGGGTTGGAGGAAAACTTACAGGCAGTTAGCTCTcaaggaacagggttggagaccccATGACGTAGACAATGTACATTCTTCTGTAGATTTCGTAGGTTTGTTTTTTGTACATATTATGTTTGTCTTGGGGCCAGGCATGTGGATTCTACATGCCAGGGAGGGATGGAACATCCAGCTTCACTTCCTGGATTTCGATGTAGAGGGAACCTATGAcatggtggaggtgagggacgGAGCTGGACTGCAGTCTGAGTTGCTCGGTGGGTCTGATCGAAGCATTGTATTATCTCTGTGGATCAATGTTATTTACAAAGGAATGTTGTAACTGCCACCACATTGACCACGACTACAGAACTCTTTTTTGAATGGTGTTCCAAGGAAAGGAAGATGATAGCTAGTTAGTTCATGTATGGACCATATAGAGGAGCTAGGATTCAACTCAGGCAACACCTACATCTCTAtagtacacacaaacatttaaattCGATGGTTGGAATCACATGTCTTCAGACCATGCAGCAAATCACATATTCTGTATCAAATTACATTCGTATTCTTGTTCGTCATGTTAAAAATACGGTTTAAGTGCATGCCCTGCACCACACTGAACTGTAGACATTGCCACAAAGAAGTTAACTGTGGTCGCATCCATTTTGTTGGTTCGGTTTCAGGTGTTTACTCTGGCACCAAAGGCCCCTCTCCAGATGTGATCTCCACAACCAATCAGATGACGGTGATGTTCTTCACAGACAGCTCCGGATCTGGAAGAGGCTTCAATGCCAACTTCACCACTGGCCTAAGGCTGGGCATGCCCGGTAAGACTTGGATACTGAGACGAGATGAATGAGTTTTATTGACATTCAGTACAGGGGAATTGACtgaaaaaactgaaaataaatcATTTTCCAGGAGGTCCTAACCTTAGGTTAACATTAGGTTATCAAATTATTACTATTTTTATAGTCTCCTCATATAGTCTCACCTCAACCAATCAAATGACCCGATGTTGTCATGTCTACCCAGAGCCCTGTGCAGCAGGACAGTTTCAGTGCAGCTCGGGAGAGTGCCTCTCCAACAACAGCGTGTGTGACGGGCAGCCAGACTGCCCTGACGCTTCAGACGAAGCGCACTGTGGTCAGTTAACCCCTCAACACCCCAACTACAATGTGACCAATCAACAACAAGGATCAATAACAaactcaacaaaaaaaacaagtatTCTGACACATAGACTCTAAGCAGACCAGCATCCCATTCACGACCCATACAACGCGTGACAACCTATAGCCATGTTTCAAAGAATCTCTATTAGTCTGACAGTTACTGTGCTATGGTTGTCTGTTTTAGTGCATTTCGTGTCTGTGAATGGCTCCAGTCACAGCCGTGTTCAGTTCCAGGTCCACAGCTCCCGGTACACCGCCTGTGCAGAGAATTGGACAACCCCGTTGTCCAACCTTCTGTGCCGCCACCTGGGCTACAGGTGGGAGCAAAGTAGCATTTTTAATGTTTGGCAGCAGGAAcgtttggttgtgtgtgcatcATGCATGGGATTTTTGGAGAGCGACTTTTGGAGAGTGAGAAGAAAGTGTGAAACAGGAGACAAATGAtccatgtgtaagtgtgtggggcAGTCACAGAATGACAGAATACAGTTAGGAAACATAAGAGAGAtcattgcatgtgtgtgcccaATTAAATCACACTGAATCAGTTCAGTCTTTGTGTTCATTAATGATGTGTTTCAGGTCAGGAAACGTCCTACCTGTCCCTGCCTTAGCCCAGGATTCCCCCTTCGCCACAGTGCAAAATAAAGATGACGGATCCTTTAAATTGGCATTCAGGTACACGACAACTGAGACACTGGGGCAAGGCTTCATGCCTACATTCATGTAGCACATTAGTGCAGTAGTTGTACGACTCCCTTGAATCCACGAATGAAGGTTAAAAACATAACTCTTCAACAATACAACACTGAGTctccttttattttatttctgtgGTTGCAGGTACAACAACACATGTCACTGCATATTGTACCATGCATAATCATGTATGTGACAAAGAAAAAATCTGGAATCTTGATACCATTATAAATGAAAACAACATCCCATAATTGACTGCTGCTGACAACATCTGCTTTACTGTATTCTCTCTGAAGTGAAACATGTGCTGGGGAAGAGATTGCATCTCTGCTCTGTGACAATCAGCGTGAGTAGCAACACCAACTCAGATCATAACGTTATCATATTTTGTCCTAGTGTTTATTAAATCGTCGTTACAACACCTTAGTTTTATATGAAACAGAGAGGGCACTTTTTGTAAGGACTTCTTTGTGGATTTTAGCTTGTGGTTCCCGCCTGGTCGACAACGGGACCGTGTCCGGGAGAGTGGTGGGAGGAGTTGACTCTCAGGAAAAGGCGTGGCCATGGATCGTGTCTCTTCATTGGAGGGGCCGTCATGTGTGTGGAGCTTCGCTAATTGACAATGAGTGGCTGGTCACTGCGGCACACTGTGTCTATGGGTGAGGAGGGTCACGTCTGAGTATTTGTAAAGCGTTTGAGCACGTGTGCTGACCTAGGAATAGGTCATGACCTAATTCAATAGCACGTGATTGTAGATCAGCACTCTTGTGCTTTTGGTAAATTCATTCTGGTATAATTCTGTtttcaaattctctctctctctctctctgtctgtctttctccctgtctctgttttAACACAGTGTACACATATTCTTAAGTGTATGCTTGTGTTCTCATGTCGCTGTTATTGTCCGATACATGTGTTGTCTGTGCATATGTCGCTATACCTTATGACTCCCTGATCCTGCAGGAAGAACAATCATCTGTCCTACTGGAGAGCAGTCCTGGGCCTACACTCCCAGGATGCACTGAactccaaccacacacacaccgtcagcaTCGACAAGATTATCATAAACAAACACTACAACAGGAGGACCAAGGAGGCGGACATTGCAATGATGCACCTTGAAACACCTGTCAACTTCACAGGTGGACTATCAGCACTGCAGTAACAGAGTAACTCTCAGAGTAACTCTCAGAGTAACTCAGAGTAACTCTCCAGTAACAGAGTAAATCTCAGAGTAAATCTCAGAGTAACTCTCCAGTAACAGAGTAACTCTCAGAGTAACTCTCAGAGTAACTCTCCAGTAACAGAGAAACACACCCTGATAACTTGTTTTTTTGCACACAGATTACATTCAGCCTATATGTCTGCCAAGAAGTAACCAGCAATTTGAGGCTGGGAGGGACTGTTTTATCGCTGGCTGGGGAAGGGTAGCAGAAGGAGGTCAGTATTTTAATAAGAAATTGTAAACACATGAATCAAATTTTGCAGCAAGGCCAACAGGGCCAAACAAGTATGTAAATAAAACTGAAACTAAACTAATTGAACCGAACATGTGTACTAAGgtttaatgtttttattttatttgggcATCAacatattataaatattattaCTTGTATTAATTTCTGAATGATTCTCCCTTTTTCATATGACACTGATTTCACCCCAGGCCTTGCATGCAGGCAAATTGATACGATACCCATTTTATTTGAGGATGTGTGTTTTCTGATATTCAATACATTTTGAGGATGTGAACGTTTTATAGTACAGGATTCTGTACTGTCACTGGCGAAATGTCACTTCCTTTCAGGCTCAGTCGCTAACGTGTTACAGCAGGCTGCGCTGCCCCTGGTGGACAGGTCAGAGTGCCAGAGGCTGCTGCCTGAGTACAACATCACAACCAGGATGGTTTGTGCAGGCTACCCTGAAGGGGGAGTGGACACCTGCCAGGTGCTGTGAACTTGACATCAGCTAATACCGTTCTGGAGACACACAGCATGATATTCGACATGTTTCCTTTTTTCCGTGCTCTGACTGTATCCTCTGATTGGTGTTTCTAGGGGGACTCTGGGGGTCCGCTGATGTGTGAAGAGGATGGCTATTGGTTGCTGGCAGGCGTGGTGTCTTTTGGGGTAGGGTGTGGCCGACCCCAGCGGCCTGGTGTTTATGCCCTGGTGTCCCAGTTCATTGACTGGATCATCCATAtaaggcaggggtgtcgagctccggtcctcgagggccgctgtcctgcatgttttagatgtttccctgatccagctcacctgattcgaatgaatggtcgttataacaacccttttaattgaatcaggtgtgttggagcagggaaacatctaaaacatgcaggacagcggccctcgaggaccggagtacGACACCCCTGATATAAGGCGTTTTTTGTGACGCCGGAAGTCTTGGGACTTGGGAAGAAAGCCGAATCCTGCGCTGTCTCGTCGGACTTGAGCATTCAATCCTTCAATTAGCTTAATCGGATTCAATTAACTTAATCGGAGTGTCAGGTGTGATGAGTTGAAATAATCTCTTCAATGTAAATGCTGGGTTCCACCACACATTAACATGATAGCAGTGCTTTTCAACCTCCCTTGCTTATCGTAGCCCCAAATAATTTTTTAGTTTGTGtgagaatgtatttttttaatattgGCATTACAACCAAAACAAAGTCTATTTATCATGGAAGAAAATCCATTTGTGTGTCATTATTAACTAAAGATGCAGAAGTTGTGATTAAGTGACTTTGGAGAATTCTACTTTACTTGCACCTTGTACGGTTTGATATATTTCTGCTAGGATACGGTTGAAGCATTTGTGAAAAATTCACTCATAGGGTTGTTTGAGGTCAACTGTTTTTGGTCAATTGCATCAAATCAAATTTTTCTATTACAGAAGATAAAAAGACACCAGACTGTGAGTTCTTGTTTATTTAGACTAAAAAGTCCCAATATTTGTCACACCACTGTAGTACTGGACCTTTGTCACAACAAGCACTatccagtcaaaagtttggaagtGAATACAGTATGTCTTGCTATATAAAATGAATATACTACATTGGTGCTTCATGAAGCAGGATTGATGTGGTAGCCAAGTCTGATAGAGATGCACTGATGGTAAGGAGAGCCTGGTAGCAATTAGCATATTCTAAACAGCTAGCTGGTTATTTCTTTGATCCTGCTTACTAGAGCAACTTGACAAGAAGGTATTCAATTGTACATATTAAGGAAACAaattggaaagaaaaaaaatatgtctTTGTATCTTAGCAACAAAAccctttaaaatgttttaatactACACGTATGTTTTCCAAGCAGTGTGCAAAATGTACAGCAGATGTTAGATAagtgtatactgtatgttgcaGATGAATCCTTGAATCCCCATTGACCTCAACTCTTCCTTCAGTCTAGCTTCTCTTCCTGGAATAAATCAGCGTCGTTGATGTGATCCTGGAATTTCTCAAATTGCTGAAAGAGAGGAGCAAGCGCAATAAATCAGATCGGTTCAGTAAAGTATTCCTATGCACAACACAGGCCGGTCAAAAGGTCATCCTTGGTATGTGGACAGATATTAGAAGACTGTAGTATGGTTTAATATCCTAGTGCGTTGTGGTTCTTTTTATTTCAGTTATTATTCAGTTCTGTTGCACCAAACTGTGTACATTTATTGCTACTTTGGCAGGCACATTTCGTACAAGGAGTCAGCTGCACAAGGCTAGTTGATTACCAAAGTGGAGTTAACACCACCTATAGCAGTGGTGAAATTCCTGCATTTGTATCCATCAAAATGGAGGGGGGAAATAGAACTCCCAAAGAGTAAAATGAAGAGCCTTTTTTTTATGGATGACAATATGGCAAGTGAGTGGCGAGCGGAATACCTCTGAAATCCAGCCCCCATCCTGAAGTTTGATGAACACCCTGTTCACGGTGTCCTTCactgcttcctccttctccccgctcttctcctcttccagaACAGTCCGGCAGTGCTGGAACAAGTGGTACTTGAAATGCTTCAGGGTGTGATAGACCTCTGTTCGGCTGGCACAGACGGATCCCACGCTGTACGTCTGCAAACGAGAATTTTTTTAATGTGGCTTatttggagtcagatggctgagcggttaggaaatcgggctagtaatctaaaggttgctagatcgattcccggctgtgccaaatgacattgtgtccttgggcaaggcacttcaccctacttgcctcggggggaatgtccctgtacttactgtaagtcgctctggattagagcgtctgctaaatgactaaatgtaaatcttgaAGAAGCATACTTGGATGCATTGACAGATATGGGTCAcatcccaattttttttttccgtTTTTTTTCCGCCATGGACTTTAGGCAATGTTAATGTTATTAGTATATTTGGTATTTAAAGTCTTATATGAAACGGTGGGTCTCGTATGGAGTACCTGAGTGTCATTAGGCATGAAGTGGTCCTCTTGGAGTGTGTTGTTGTCATAAAGTTGTCCAGAGAGTTTGACATTGAAGCTGCACTGTCTTTGGAGCTGACAAGCCTCGCATTTGTTCTCCAGAATTGTTATGGTCACCAGCCGAACCTTTGGATAACACTCCACTCTCTCCTGTGCGAACAGCCAGCCAAAAGACACACATCTCTTTGTATCCCAAAACATTTGAAAGGAATCCTACCCCTATACAAATGATTTCCGTacttttttccttcttctaaGGGATTTTACATTTTGGGGCTCACAGGTTTACTGTTAGCACCGGATCGCTGCTAACCTTGTAGCGGTCGCTCCAGCGACTGCGTTGCTTCAGGTTCTCCAGACGTGGGAGTACCGTTCGCTCGTCAAAATGAAAGAGTGAGGACTTCATCTCCTGAGCGTAGCGCTTTGTCCTCTCACCGCCTGCTCAGAGACGATGCACTCAGATGACATCACACTCAAACAAAGGCTTGGTCATATATAGTGGCTTCAGAAAGTATTCAGTCCCGTTCACTTTGATCAAATTTtattgtgttgggggggggggcacattttTACTCATTAATCTACACTCAGTAACCCATATTGACAAGGTGAAAACATGTTTCTGCAAAATAATTACAAATCtcataaatatttatttgaaataGTATTCCGACCCTTCAGTAATGTGTGGATGCACCTTTGGCAGCAATTACAGCAGCAAATCTAATTGGGTACGTCTCTACAAGCTTTGAACACCTGGAACTTTTTGTTTGAAAGTTGATTCCATTCTTCCTGGCAGATCATCTCAGCCCTGTCAGATTGGATGGGAAGTGTCTGTGAACTGCCATCTTTGGGTAACTCCACTGTTCTATGGGGTTGGAATCTGAGTTTTGGATTGGCCATTCCAGAAGTCAACAGACTTCTGAGTCCCGAAGCCACTCCAGCACTGTCTTAACTGTGTGCTTTGGATCATTGTCGTGCTGAAAGGTGAACCGTCACCCCAGTCTGAGGTTGCATACACTAGAGATGGTTTTCTTTAAGGACCTCTGATGCATTCACCCTTCAACCCTATTCTGACCAGTCTCCCTGTGACTGCCGCTTAGATGGTCGTCATTCCGGCAAGTTCCCTAATTTCTGCAGAGAACTTTCCAAAGCTTAGAGTGACCGTTGATTCTGGCCCAGTGAGTCAGTTTGATTGGCCAGCTACATCTACTAAGAGTCCTGGTGGGTCCAATATTCTTCCATTTCACAATTATTGATGCTGTTTATACTTAAAGCTATACTATACCCTTATATACCCTTGCATTGATCAATGCTTTGCCACATTTAATTGTGGAGGTCTACAAAGAGTTCTTTGGACTTCATGGCTTGGTTCTTTTCCTGAGACTTGTGGGACCTTAGTTAATTATTTCAAATCACTTTACCCCAGGTGGAATACAATCAAGTTCTAGTAAACATCTCAAGGAAAACTCAGGCAAACCAGGATGCACCTGACCACATTTTGGAGTACCTCAGCAAAGTATCGGAAAAACTTCTAAAATAGACTTGATTCTTTCGTGAAAAATTCATGATTTAAGTGATTCATCTGAGAATtcatggggaaaaaaacaatCATTATGGGGAACTGAGTATAGATCGATCAGCAAAATTGTAATGTTTAACCATTTACAATTTAATCCACACAAATTTGCTACAAGGGATCTGAATACTTTTTGAAACCACTGTAATTATAATCAGAGAGCACAAAGGCCTAAAATGATGATACATGCAGCCAACAGCATATTACACTAAGTACCGAGGCTACATAGCACGCACCCATCTAAATAGAAATGGTTTAGATGTGCATGTATTAAAAAATTGCTTACTGTACAGAGACTTGAGAAAGGTCTCATCCAAGACATTGATAAGAAGAGCTTTGACTACCACTTGGAAGTGTGTGAGCTGTGATCCAGTGACGACTGGGAAAAGAGAACAGACAAATGGACACCTTTATGTTATGCATTGCCTTGACATTCAGACATTAAAGGAAAGGCCCCAGAGGTCAGTGCGTCAACTTAAGACTCACACTGGCGTGGGAGAGAGACCGCCTGCTTGTCTGGCTCCAGGTTTTCTTCGTCATTGTCTCCCTTCTTCGCTTCATCTTCAACGATGAAGTCCTTCAGACTGTCACTGTCCTTCACCTCGTCGTCCTCGCTGCTGCCTCTCAAGCGATCGGCAGTGCGATCATTATCGTTACCGTCATTATCAccgtcattatcatcatcatttcCATCCTTATCGTCGTCTTCTTCTTTCTCACTACCATCTTCTGCATCCTTACTGGAGTCCTCTTCATCACCGGAATCCTGACAGAAAGCAGAGTAGAATATCAGTCAGCATTAAACAACCCAACCACAATAGTTTCAGTGGTTATTGACCTATGCCCGTAAATTAATGTGCACAAATGCTTATTCTACACGTCACAGTGAGCATGTGTTGCATGCACATCAACAAATGATGCACACTACCTTCCGTCTGCGTCTGCGATTTATGATGCGGGACTTCATCTTCTTGGATAATGCAAGAAGTTTATTCTGCCGTTTCTTTCGTTTTGCAGCAGTTTCCTTAGCCTCAGCTGCTAACTTCTCCTTTTGCGCAGTATCATCAACATCAGAGTCGGACGCGGGGCTTTGTATTTTGATGCGTTTTCTGGGAAGTACTTTTCTCGCGGGCTTGGATCCAACGTCGCTGTCTGAATCAGAGGAACTCTCAGGAAGAGTTGAACGCTTGCGACTAGACTGGGATACGGTGCGCTTTCCCGTGGACTTGCTAGCATCGCCACCAGAAGAACTTTGGTCTTCGTCGCTGTCTGGTGTTCTCTCGGTTCCACTACTGTCCTCGTTCTGATATTCGCTCTCTGAGCTGATGCTGGTCGTGCTCGCGCAAGACTCTTCGTCACTATCATCCAGCAGGCGAGCTGACAAGCCGATCTGTGGTTTCCTTTTTGAAGCAGCAGCTTTCTTTTTTCTCATAGACTCGTAAACTCTACGCTTATATAAGCTCTCCATGTTTAGATCTAAGCCAGCTAGCTTGTTACTATGCTAACGAGAGCTCGTAGCTATCCAAGATGCATTCAACGTGTTCTTCACTAGCTACAATAATCCGTGTGGATTTGATTGCGCGTTGATTTCAatgttaaaatgtttaaaatTTAGCTCTTTTGGATCCTTTTAGAAGACATGAATTCGTTACACgtttgttttgttattgttgtcATAAGGAAGCTCCACTTACGCCCATTTCCTCTTCAACAGCAAAAGTAGGACCCTTCTAGGAACATAGCGCCGTCCAGTGTTATTTCCAGAAATTGCACCGTGGGATGTGATAAATCCCTAAattgaaatgtttttatttctgAAATGACGCTCTGTAATAATAatgtgaaatgtgttttgtacatgtttttATTAAACATTTGCATACATAGCTATGCATACTTTTTGTGAGataaataattttaaaaaaaagtaaacCTTTACCAAGAGAAGTGCTTAGGCATCAAACTAATTCCTTATAAGCATTTAAAGCCATATTCACTGTCATGACCAGACAAAAATGGTACCGTCTGACCCTGCTGATAACAAATTCTCTCCCCTGTGATCAAAAGTCACACTCTGGACAGTGTCATCATGCCCTTGTAGACTAGACACTTGAGAAGAAGCAAGCTCCACCATCTTGACAGAACAATCGTTACTGGCGATAGCCAGCATCCTTCCTGATGGGCTGAAGGCCACTTGATTGCTGGAGTGCGGTCCTGTATCCACGGTTACCAAAGTTGCCACTTTCCTAACATCCCACAGCTTGACCACTCCAAATGAATCGCAGGAGGCCACGGTGTCCCCTAGGGCGTTGAAAGTGGCATGGTTGCAGGAATGGCGGTGTCCGTATAAAGTCTGAGCACACAGGCTGACCCTGGTGTCCCACAGAGACAGCGTTTTGTCTGCAGAGCAGGTGAGGAGAGTGTTAGAGTAGGGCAGGAAGGACACACTGTTCACTGAGTCAACGTGGCCTCGCAGAGTGTCCCGGCATCGCTCGCTCTGCAGGTCCCATATCTTGGCTGTGTTGTCCATAGAGCAGGATGCCACAAAGTCCCCACAAGAATGGAAGGAGCAGCCCCAGGTGGCATGGCTGTGACCCTCCAGAGTGAGAGTGCAGCGGCCTCGGGAGAAGTCCCAGATTCGGACCGTCGTGTCACCGCTAGTGGTGGCTAAACTTCCTCCGTTTGGGTGAAAACTGCATCCAGAGAGCCAGTCACTGTGACCCTCCCCGGTCATGATCATCTCCCCCACAGGCATGCCCCACAACTTCCACAGCTGGTCATCGCTGGACGAGGCCAAAATAAACTTGTGAGGGTGGAGAGCCAGGAAGCTTATTGGTAAGGTGTGGGCTTTGATGGAGTTGGTGAGGTGGAAATCTGACGTTTTGGTTTCCGTGATAGTCAGAGCCTTTATGCGTGGCAAGTAGGGGTTCACGCGACTACTTACGAGAAACTCTGAGTCATCAGGGTGATTCTGAGCTGTGCTTTTCGTCGGGTCTTTATCGTGATCATTGAGAACAATTCTTCTATTCTTCAACGTATCAGGCTTCCTCTGAATCTGTGATGCATGTGGTAGACCTGAGTCTCTGTTAGCTGCCCTGCTAGCAGAGGTAGACTGTGCATCGAGGGTGGCTACCAAACTGTGTGTTTGGCGAAAAGCTTTGTCCCTCTCTAAGCCTATCATCATTCTCTGTTTTAGTGCCTCTTGGTACCTATCATTCAACTGTTTTAATGCAGGCTTGTATGATGCATAGTGTTGCTTCAATCGTTTCATGCAATCCACTAGTCTGTTCTTCTCTTCGGCAACACGTTGATATTGTTGGCGATGGAAATCCCTTTCTTTTTTAAGCTTGACCAGCGTTTCACTCGCTTTGAACGCTGCCTGTATGTAATTGTTCCGCTCGCTGAGCACATCCTTCAGCTCTTTCTCCAGtaattggttgtgtgtgtatgcgtcaGGGACAAGCTCCACCAGTTGGGTTTTCAACAAGTCTTTCTGACCGATCTCATGCCATTCAACTT
The genomic region above belongs to Hypomesus transpacificus isolate Combined female chromosome 20, fHypTra1, whole genome shotgun sequence and contains:
- the LOC124482809 gene encoding sperm-associated antigen 16 protein; its protein translation is MSETSETEHECVDGPYYLEDVSLQEDSEDDYQYEEIIPDAEKNLVEGEEDFDAIVRAMRNGSSSTTDDAESRVDSTAKQTFSHLPEVVNNFLCNFLVRRGLSKTMDCFQVEWHEIGQKDLLKTQLVELVPDAYTHNQLLEKELKDVLSERNNYIQAAFKASETLVKLKKERDFHRQQYQRVAEEKNRLVDCMKRLKQHYASYKPALKQLNDRYQEALKQRMMIGLERDKAFRQTHSLVATLDAQSTSASRAANRDSDPTKSTAQNHPDDSEFLVSSRVNPYLPRIKALTITETKTSDFHLTNSIKAHTLPISFLALHPHKFILASSSDDQLWKLWGMPVGEMIMTGEGHSDWLSGCSFHPNGGSLATTSGDTTVRIWDFSRGRCTLTLEGHSHATWGCSFHSCGDFVASCSMDNTAKIWDLQSERCRDTLRGHVDSVNSVSFLPYSNTLLTCSADKTLSLWDTRVSLCAQTLYGHRHSCNHATFNALGDTVASCDSFGVVKLWDVRKVATLVTVDTGPHSSNQVAFSPSGRMLAIASNDCSVKMVELASSQVSSLQGHDDTVQSVTFDHRGENLLSAGSDGTIFVWS
- the tmprss15 gene encoding enteropeptidase, whose product is MFSCGKRRWSSMEVSLSVLCAALLVVCVALQIVAWVALHPESDVGQPPPTDTSLRGRMVITEGAVFTEDLQDKQSLQFKALAFDTQQLISEAYGISQLSEEFKACQVLDFSNGSVVATFSLDFHQSVEAKKAELELVAGLQGVGGGAEGGLVIDIRSLQITEIQTTAEPLSSTLLPSSTHLPSISSTTQDIQTTARPATTEPLFTTDIPSTTSTALVCGPYQMACGDGVTCAPTTLFCDGVPNCPDGSDENHSLCATKCDGRFLLNGSSGSFHSDNFPLPYTNDTVCRWIIRVPRGLAIKIDFSSFHTEEERDTLQLYEGAGRDKILMYTLSGSSPGAVWLFSDTATAQFSSDDINHLPGFNASYSSYNISDISNEEKINCSFEESMCFWRQEPEDDGNWIRTNAPTFPPLTGPDFDHTMGNLSGYYIVTPTSPGQWEKTFQIHSIPLTHENDFSCLRFWYHMYGEDVHRLRILLQKRPESAGGDEAPVTVVFQKEGNYGNNWNYGQATLQNTTNATVVFEAQKRGGMRNDIALDDISMTTGPCDGDPVEPTVVPTPTTPPPVPSDCGGPFDLWEPNSTFSSPNYPHSYGDGANCMWILHAREGWNIQLHFLDFDVEGTYDMVEVRDGAGLQSELLGVYSGTKGPSPDVISTTNQMTVMFFTDSSGSGRGFNANFTTGLRLGMPEPCAAGQFQCSSGECLSNNSVCDGQPDCPDASDEAHCVHFVSVNGSSHSRVQFQVHSSRYTACAENWTTPLSNLLCRHLGYRSGNVLPVPALAQDSPFATVQNKDDGSFKLAFSETCAGEEIASLLCDNQPCGSRLVDNGTVSGRVVGGVDSQEKAWPWIVSLHWRGRHVCGASLIDNEWLVTAAHCVYGKNNHLSYWRAVLGLHSQDALNSNHTHTVSIDKIIINKHYNRRTKEADIAMMHLETPVNFTDYIQPICLPRSNQQFEAGRDCFIAGWGRVAEGGSVANVLQQAALPLVDRSECQRLLPEYNITTRMVCAGYPEGGVDTCQGDSGGPLMCEEDGYWLLAGVVSFGVGCGRPQRPGVYALVSQFIDWIIHIRRFL
- the ccdc82 gene encoding coiled-coil domain-containing protein 82, giving the protein MESLYKRRVYESMRKKKAAASKRKPQIGLSARLLDDSDEESCASTTSISSESEYQNEDSSGTERTPDSDEDQSSSGGDASKSTGKRTVSQSSRKRSTLPESSSDSDSDVGSKPARKVLPRKRIKIQSPASDSDVDDTAQKEKLAAEAKETAAKRKKRQNKLLALSKKMKSRIINRRRRRKDSGDEEDSSKDAEDGSEKEEDDDKDGNDDDNDGDNDGNDNDRTADRLRGSSEDDEVKDSDSLKDFIVEDEAKKGDNDEENLEPDKQAVSLPRQFVTGSQLTHFQVVVKALLINVLDETFLKSLYSGERTKRYAQEMKSSLFHFDERTVLPRLENLKQRSRWSDRYKERVECYPKVRLVTITILENKCEACQLQRQCSFNVKLSGQLYDNNTLQEDHFMPNDTQTYSVGSVCASRTEVYHTLKHFKYHLFQHCRTVLEEEKSGEKEEAVKDTVNRVFIKLQDGGWISEQFEKFQDHINDADLFQEEKLD